The proteins below come from a single Mycosarcoma maydis chromosome 19, whole genome shotgun sequence genomic window:
- a CDS encoding putative glutathione-dependent formaldehyde dehydrogenase codes for MAESNNTDLPTATATSYKPGEATMLALTFHGTQDVRLTEVRTPTITDPTDVVVRSTGVTICGSDLHLYHNKIPDLKKGDILGHEGTGVVEHVGAQITKFKVGDRVVASFSIACGTCEQCKAKLFTMCDRTNTSAKMDELYGQKLGGILGYSHLLGGYAGTQAEYFRVPFGDVNCFHVPDSVSDETALLMADVTLTAYHSVVDIKFQEGETAAIWGAGPIGQLIAQWLLKVFGARKVMLIDNVAPRLHWAQERLNGLETINFDQTPQVAEEVMHKVAGGVDVSFDAAGFRYAKSLKHQTMQTLGVETDTPEIINEAIRATRKFGRISVIADYVGQCNEFLIGAMMEKGILLKGNGQAPVQAYMEQVFEDYIVPGKFDPTLILTHRFKLEDIAKVYKAFDEKRIDEHKGGIPIIKTFIETKASKPRAASTPELSSVPGF; via the coding sequence ATGGCCGAATCCAACAACACAGATCTTCCCACGGCTACTGCCACGAGCTACAAACCGGGCGAGGCCACCATGCTCGCTCTCACGTTCCACGGCACTCAAGACGTGCGCCTTACCGAGGTTCGCACGCCCACTATCACTGATCCGACCGACGTTGTTGTTCGCAGCACTGGCGTCACGATTTGCGGTAGCGACTTGCACCTGTATCACAACAAAATCCCTGACCTCAAGAAGGGCGATATCCTCGGCCACGAGGGAACcggcgtcgtcgagcatgttGGCGCGCAGATCACCAAGTTCAAGGTGGGTGATCGTGTGGTGGCATCGTTCAGCATTGCCTGTGGCACATGCGAGCAGtgcaaagccaagctgtTTACCATGTGCGATCGCACCAACACAAGCGCCAAGATGGATGAGCTCTACGGCCAAAAGCTCGGCGGCATTCTTGGCTACTCTCACTTGCTCGGAGGCTACGCCGGTACCCAGGCCGAGTACTTCCGCGTGCCGTTTGGTGATGTCAACTGCTTCCACGTCCCGGACAGTGTGAGTGATGAAACGGCACTACTGATGGCCGACGTGACGCTCACAGCATACCACAGCGTTGTGGATATCAAGTTCCAAGAGGGTGAGACGGCAGCCATCTGGGGTGCAGGCCCTATTGGCCAGCTCATCGCTCAATGGCTCCTCAAGGTGTTTGGCGCCAGAAAAGTGATGCTCATTGACAATGTAGCTCCTCGCCTGCACTGGGCGCAAGAGAGACTCAACGGTCTCGAGACGATCAACTTTGATCAGACACCCCAAGTGGCCGAAGAGGTCATGCACAAAGTGGCTGGTGGTGTCGACGTATCGTTTGACGCAGCAGGCTTCCGCTACGCCAAGTCTCTGAAGCACCAGACGATGCAGACACTGGGCGTCGAGACGGACACACCCGAGATCATCAACGAAGCCATTCGGGCCACGCGCAAATTTGGACGCATCTCGGTGATTGCGGATTACGTGGGTCAGTGCAACGAGTTCCTGATCGGCGCCATGATGGAGAAGGGTATTTTGCTCAAAGGTAACGGTCAGGCTCCCGTACAAGCGTACATGGAGCAGGTGTTTGAGGACTACATCGTACCGGGCAAGTTTGACCCCACGCTCATCCTCACGCACCGTTTCAAGCTGGAGGATATCGCCAAGGTCTACAAGGCTTTTGATGAGAAGCGTATTGACGAGCACAAGGGCGGCATCCCTATCATCAAGACGTTCATCGAAACAAAGGCATCCAAGCCACGAGCGGCTAGCACACCTGAGCTCAGCTCTGTTCCCGGTTTTTGA